The following are encoded in a window of Lentisphaera araneosa HTCC2155 genomic DNA:
- a CDS encoding DUF1592 domain-containing protein — protein MKPLNLLLLTFAVPICWLSADAKPRSNNLPSLSNAREAGRLKSNLLNTKDQKITVSNLEPTANLTEFNEGIAPLFKNKCHACHGPEKVKGRFRIDKLDPNLLKGQDIAKWLEVYEVLSHSEMPPEDEPDYHLNDGDRSKIIDWLGDEIAKASQVRRNDKGHSSFRRMARYEYNHALQDLLGLPYDFVDRLVTETVSEDGFKNSSEHLQMTAKQFQIYRDIGLQALKKATVTGAEPKPLYYRVPMADVIEPWLNKSKHPKFIDKETKKSKIEIFNKNDTDYKNISKQMHVVNHQTGDLIILHEKGNRNKPSLSFSPKPKTARGIDSPQPVSLVLKNGHEFQLNFSNSLPDEGTMRVSIRASRTTMNKNEYVSLRLLFGAHTSNNANFMEVISKEDMPVTALPDKPQMIHFEIPLSEIRRNPFRKNKEKFPSRSELMRLKVISNDDKVNNDQEALSVLIDHIEVSAPYYEQWPPKSHTALFIDSKNKNNEQVYSREILSKFIQRCWRRPANADEIDRYAALFDNYRPQFESFEETMLEVLATVLASPEFLYLSQTKETAVARSGGNINDLELANRLSFFLWSSLPDQTLLKLADQGKLKDPKVLNAQIKRLLADKRGERFSRNFVQQWLGLDGIQNVNLSKDLNDDLRQSMLMEPIAFFNEVLQSNRSIMDFIHSDYAMINEGLARHYKIPNVYGPHFRKVAITAQNNRGGVLTNAIISTMNANGKESNPLKRGIWMLEHILNDPPPPPPPNVPEVDLTDPEILKMTVKEQIENHRDNAACRSCHAKIDPWGIAFENYDALGAFRSQINKKPVDATSILFNKQELDGMIGLKRYLLADRQDQFAKAFVHKMLTYALGRSLSFSDSSDVESLSKELRNNGDRLGSLVSIIVNSKIFQSK, from the coding sequence ATGAAACCATTAAATTTATTATTACTTACTTTTGCAGTACCTATATGCTGGCTTTCAGCAGATGCTAAGCCAAGATCCAATAATTTGCCATCCCTGTCAAATGCCAGAGAAGCAGGTCGCCTTAAGTCAAATCTACTTAATACAAAAGATCAGAAGATTACGGTTTCAAATTTGGAGCCGACAGCCAATCTTACTGAATTTAATGAAGGCATTGCACCATTATTTAAGAACAAATGCCACGCTTGTCACGGCCCGGAAAAAGTTAAAGGCAGGTTTCGTATCGATAAACTCGATCCCAACCTTTTAAAAGGTCAGGATATAGCCAAGTGGCTCGAAGTCTATGAGGTTTTAAGCCACTCGGAAATGCCCCCCGAAGATGAGCCGGATTATCACTTGAATGATGGCGATCGTAGTAAAATCATCGACTGGCTTGGAGATGAAATTGCCAAGGCTTCGCAGGTGCGCCGCAATGATAAAGGTCACTCATCATTTCGCCGTATGGCAAGGTACGAATATAACCACGCTCTGCAGGATCTACTGGGGTTGCCCTATGATTTTGTCGATCGTTTAGTGACTGAGACTGTTTCTGAAGATGGTTTCAAAAATAGTTCAGAACACCTCCAAATGACGGCGAAGCAGTTCCAAATTTATAGAGATATTGGCCTTCAGGCCCTCAAGAAAGCTACTGTTACGGGAGCGGAACCCAAGCCTTTATATTATAGGGTTCCCATGGCAGATGTCATAGAGCCGTGGCTTAACAAATCCAAGCATCCCAAATTCATCGATAAGGAAACAAAAAAATCTAAAATCGAAATATTCAATAAAAATGATACTGACTACAAAAATATTTCAAAGCAGATGCATGTTGTCAATCATCAAACCGGCGACCTTATTATTCTACATGAAAAAGGAAATAGGAATAAACCAAGCCTATCATTCTCACCAAAGCCAAAAACTGCAAGAGGGATCGATTCGCCTCAGCCTGTCTCCCTTGTCCTGAAAAATGGTCACGAATTTCAATTGAACTTCAGTAATAGCCTTCCGGATGAGGGTACTATGCGGGTTAGCATACGTGCCTCGCGTACGACAATGAACAAAAATGAGTATGTCAGTTTACGTCTTCTTTTTGGAGCCCATACCAGTAATAATGCAAATTTCATGGAGGTCATAAGTAAGGAAGATATGCCGGTAACAGCTTTGCCGGATAAGCCGCAGATGATTCATTTTGAAATTCCCCTTAGCGAAATTCGTCGTAACCCCTTCCGTAAAAATAAAGAAAAATTTCCCAGTCGCTCTGAACTTATGAGACTAAAGGTGATTTCAAATGATGATAAAGTCAATAACGATCAGGAAGCTCTTTCTGTGCTCATTGATCATATCGAAGTAAGTGCGCCTTATTATGAGCAATGGCCCCCAAAAAGTCATACGGCCCTTTTTATTGACAGTAAAAATAAAAATAATGAGCAAGTGTACAGTCGTGAAATCCTTTCAAAATTCATTCAACGCTGTTGGCGTCGTCCGGCAAATGCTGATGAAATAGACCGTTATGCTGCTTTATTTGACAATTATCGCCCCCAATTTGAAAGCTTCGAAGAAACAATGCTCGAAGTACTGGCCACAGTTTTGGCATCACCGGAATTTCTTTACCTGTCACAAACTAAAGAAACTGCCGTGGCGCGATCCGGAGGAAATATTAATGATCTTGAATTGGCCAACCGACTGTCTTTTTTCCTGTGGTCAAGTCTGCCGGATCAGACATTGCTAAAACTAGCTGATCAGGGGAAACTTAAAGATCCCAAAGTTTTAAACGCTCAGATAAAACGGCTATTAGCTGATAAACGTGGCGAACGTTTCTCAAGAAATTTTGTCCAGCAATGGCTCGGGCTCGATGGCATTCAAAATGTCAATCTGAGCAAAGATCTCAACGACGATCTGCGTCAGTCCATGCTCATGGAACCCATTGCTTTTTTCAATGAAGTTTTACAGAGTAATCGTAGTATAATGGACTTTATTCACTCGGACTACGCGATGATTAATGAGGGGCTCGCCCGCCATTATAAAATCCCGAATGTTTATGGGCCGCATTTTCGCAAAGTCGCCATCACAGCCCAAAATAATCGCGGCGGTGTTTTAACCAATGCTATCATCTCAACAATGAACGCCAATGGCAAAGAATCTAACCCCTTAAAGCGCGGTATCTGGATGTTGGAACACATATTAAATGATCCACCGCCACCGCCACCGCCAAATGTCCCGGAAGTCGATCTTACCGATCCAGAAATTTTAAAAATGACTGTTAAGGAACAGATTGAAAACCATCGCGACAATGCCGCCTGCCGTTCCTGCCATGCAAAAATAGATCCTTGGGGTATCGCCTTTGAAAACTATGATGCCTTAGGTGCCTTTCGCAGTCAAATTAACAAAAAGCCAGTAGATGCCACTTCGATTCTTTTCAATAAACAGGAACTAGACGGTATGATTGGCTTAAAGCGTTATCTGCTGGCTGATCGCCAGGATCAGTTTGCCAAAGCTTTCGTCCATAAAATGCTTACTTACGCTCTAGGCCGTTCCTTGAGCTTCAGTGATAGTAGCGATGTCGAGAGCTTAAGTAAAGAGCTAAGAAATAATGGCGATCGTCTTGGTAGTTTAGTCAGTATCATCGTTAACAGCAAAATTTTTCAATCCAAATAA
- a CDS encoding DUF1552 domain-containing protein: MNKNRFTLNRRNFIQGAGIALTLPWMETFAATSGTVSKTPKRFFSVYHPDGVGLPLKKDPAWEDWSWFPRGGERDFKLTKVLDVLEPLRNDITIYSGLSHPAHRSVHGHSNADQYLTAANYGGFGTYKNTISMDQVYANHIGEHTRHSSLVMSTNGGTGAPRGAQTSSFNAQGRAIPAMNSPKQIFDMLFVTSGKDAYNKLARSKSALDVLLADSKAMQRKLSRHDQQTLQQYLDAVRDTEVKLVKAQKWIDTPVAKVDASHLNLTAEPQDARAYLQSIYGLTYLAFLSDSTRVATYMMGRENGAGPHDLLANAVGHDSAHELTHRVKKPGGWKNLGTFNRFQQEEFGRFVQKLKDTPEPDGNGSMLDNTFAMHGSASSSFHLSRNYPIISAGGKNFGFNNGRYLKFGSDNEDNQAGAGQASDVAYKSEIKVKEEPLAHLFVTILQRLGVETDEFAGFKGGLNRV, encoded by the coding sequence ATGAACAAAAATAGATTTACACTTAATCGTAGAAATTTTATTCAAGGAGCGGGGATTGCTTTAACACTTCCATGGATGGAAACTTTTGCGGCAACTTCTGGTACTGTGAGTAAGACTCCAAAGCGCTTTTTCAGCGTCTACCACCCCGATGGTGTTGGTTTACCTCTTAAAAAAGATCCAGCCTGGGAAGACTGGAGTTGGTTCCCTCGTGGAGGAGAAAGGGACTTTAAACTGACTAAAGTTCTCGATGTTCTGGAGCCCCTTAGAAATGATATTACCATCTATTCTGGTTTATCACACCCGGCTCATAGATCTGTTCATGGTCACTCTAATGCCGACCAGTACTTGACTGCTGCAAACTATGGTGGTTTTGGAACTTATAAAAATACTATCTCAATGGACCAGGTCTACGCCAATCATATCGGCGAACACACCCGCCATTCTTCTTTGGTGATGTCGACCAACGGAGGTACAGGTGCTCCGCGCGGAGCTCAGACTTCATCTTTTAATGCTCAAGGCCGTGCTATTCCGGCCATGAACAGTCCAAAGCAGATCTTCGATATGCTTTTTGTGACCAGTGGGAAAGATGCATATAACAAATTAGCCAGAAGCAAAAGTGCTTTAGATGTTCTTCTGGCCGACAGCAAAGCCATGCAACGAAAACTGTCCAGACACGATCAACAGACACTTCAGCAGTATCTCGATGCTGTGCGCGACACAGAAGTCAAATTAGTGAAAGCCCAAAAATGGATAGATACCCCCGTGGCGAAAGTCGATGCCAGCCATTTAAACCTCACGGCTGAACCCCAAGATGCTCGAGCTTATCTTCAGTCCATATACGGTTTGACCTACCTCGCTTTTCTCAGCGATTCCACTCGGGTCGCGACTTACATGATGGGCCGTGAAAATGGCGCCGGTCCCCATGACCTATTGGCCAATGCAGTGGGTCATGATAGCGCCCATGAGTTAACTCATAGAGTCAAGAAACCAGGTGGTTGGAAAAACCTCGGTACTTTCAATCGTTTCCAGCAAGAAGAGTTCGGTCGCTTCGTTCAAAAACTGAAGGATACGCCAGAACCCGATGGCAATGGATCTATGTTGGACAATACTTTTGCCATGCACGGTTCAGCTTCCAGTAGTTTTCACTTGTCTCGCAATTATCCGATCATTTCTGCCGGTGGTAAAAACTTTGGCTTTAATAATGGCCGTTATCTCAAGTTCGGTTCCGATAACGAAGATAATCAGGCGGGTGCTGGTCAAGCGTCGGATGTTGCTTATAAAAGTGAAATCAAAGTTAAAGAAGAGCCTCTTGCGCACCTTTTCGTCACAATTCTTCAAAGGCTCGGGGTGGAAACTGATGAGTTCGCCGGTTTCAAAGGTGGTCTGAATAGAGTTTGA
- a CDS encoding sugar phosphate isomerase/epimerase family protein translates to MDIYMNFVLWTTHVSEQEFTLFKELKDMGYTGVEIPVFGGEREHYQKMGKAIKEVGLKCIAVTCVGADNDPASHLPEVQEEGLNQLKWAVDMCTELGATLLVGPFYAAHGKFDIVDGIDECRKRSAKVVKSAAQYAQTKGITFSLEFLNRFEIFLLNCASDTSDYLKLVDEENVGILYDTHHANIEEKSITETFAKYGHQFNHIHFSESHRGILGDGQVNWQETKEALAKIDYKGDVAIEAFAHDLPGFSEVAHVWRALFDSKLDLCKSSISFVKETFK, encoded by the coding sequence ATGGATATATATATGAACTTTGTCTTGTGGACAACACATGTTAGTGAGCAAGAATTTACGCTGTTTAAAGAATTAAAAGACATGGGCTACACAGGTGTGGAAATTCCCGTTTTTGGAGGAGAGAGGGAACACTATCAAAAAATGGGGAAGGCTATTAAAGAAGTGGGCTTAAAATGTATTGCAGTCACTTGCGTGGGTGCTGACAATGATCCCGCATCACATTTACCTGAAGTTCAAGAAGAGGGCCTCAATCAGCTAAAATGGGCGGTGGACATGTGTACTGAACTTGGTGCCACTTTACTTGTGGGTCCCTTCTACGCAGCGCACGGAAAATTTGATATTGTGGATGGCATCGACGAATGCCGTAAACGTTCGGCAAAAGTTGTTAAATCTGCGGCTCAATACGCCCAAACTAAAGGCATCACTTTCAGTCTGGAGTTCCTCAATCGCTTCGAGATCTTTTTGCTCAATTGTGCAAGTGATACAAGTGATTACCTTAAGCTTGTTGATGAAGAAAACGTTGGCATTCTTTACGATACCCATCATGCCAACATAGAAGAAAAATCCATTACAGAGACTTTTGCTAAGTATGGGCATCAATTTAATCATATCCATTTTAGTGAGAGCCATCGCGGTATCTTGGGGGATGGTCAGGTTAATTGGCAGGAAACTAAAGAAGCACTCGCGAAGATCGACTATAAGGGTGATGTCGCCATCGAAGCCTTTGCCCATGACCTTCCTGGTTTCTCCGAAGTTGCCCACGTTTGGCGAGCCCTGTTTGATTCCAAGCTGGATTTATGCAAAAGCTCAATCTCTTTTGTAAAAGAGACCTTTAAGTAA
- a CDS encoding ThuA domain-containing protein translates to MRLIALLIFFCGTLLAADAPHVVFVVGTPHYNPKDSMAGLAKQMQELGWKATVIDTDYNAEDNEVGIEGLEALKDADLAVFYLRFLNLKPEQFAHIENYLKSGKPVFSFRTTNHGFRFPRDSQLYPWGKEFGVRVTGSRYYPHSNGKTMVSVVNQHEILTGVEISPSRQDQGSLYVVDAPKNATVLLEGKSYFNNKNNKHAKVKKALKEMDEEGNGRDDVFWTWENEWGGKVIYSSIGHPVSFRDSNWVRLFVNGFHWLLDKPVPSVDTKIKAIDAGTVMNTVYEK, encoded by the coding sequence ATGAGATTAATTGCCCTCTTAATATTTTTCTGTGGCACACTTTTAGCAGCAGATGCACCCCATGTGGTTTTTGTCGTAGGAACCCCACATTACAACCCCAAAGATTCAATGGCGGGCTTAGCCAAACAAATGCAGGAATTGGGCTGGAAAGCCACGGTTATAGACACCGATTATAATGCGGAAGATAACGAAGTTGGTATCGAGGGTTTAGAAGCCCTCAAAGATGCAGATTTAGCGGTTTTTTATCTTAGGTTTTTGAACTTAAAGCCTGAGCAATTTGCTCATATTGAGAATTACTTAAAATCAGGTAAACCAGTATTTTCCTTTAGAACGACGAATCATGGCTTTCGTTTTCCTCGTGATTCCCAATTATATCCCTGGGGGAAAGAGTTTGGCGTACGAGTGACGGGCTCAAGATATTATCCTCATAGTAATGGTAAGACGATGGTCTCTGTTGTTAATCAACATGAGATTCTTACTGGCGTTGAAATATCACCATCTCGTCAGGATCAAGGTAGTCTCTATGTGGTTGATGCTCCCAAGAATGCTACGGTCTTGTTAGAGGGAAAATCGTATTTTAATAACAAAAACAATAAGCATGCGAAAGTCAAAAAAGCCCTCAAGGAAATGGACGAGGAAGGAAATGGTAGAGATGATGTTTTTTGGACTTGGGAAAATGAATGGGGCGGCAAAGTCATCTATTCCAGTATTGGTCATCCGGTTTCCTTCCGCGATAGCAATTGGGTGCGTTTATTCGTTAATGGCTTTCACTGGTTGTTAGATAAACCTGTTCCATCGGTGGACACCAAGATTAAAGCCATTGATGCCGGCACGGTCATGAACACAGTTTATGAAAAGTAG
- a CDS encoding arylsulfatase produces MKKLLTTLLICFAAVTSSAADKPNIIIIMTHDMGFSDIGCYGGEIETPNLDMLAKNGVHFSQFYNTSRCSPTRSSLISGLYSHQAGMGLLTNDQGEHNPGYRGRLMERCVTIAEVLRPQGYLSIATGKWHMGHEKKEWWPLGRGFDRFYGCPQGGGFFFRPSSWGNRTVVRGDEVIYDKERDPAEGWYATDAWTDEGLKYVEEAVAKKKPFFWYLAHNAPHFPLQAKPEDIAKYRGKYKAGWDVIREQRYQRLVKLGLIDENHKLAPRYKHVPAWDSLSEEEKDTQDERMAIYAAMVDCVDQNVGKIIDSLKRLGVYDNTLIIFLSDNGGQSEGKRPLGFNRGKGAPGTAESNTHYGTCWANVSSAPFRKFKNLIHEGGISTPLIAHWPKGISASIRGSIIKQTAHVIDIMPTLVELSGAQYPDKHKGHEIIPMEGVSLKPLFDGGKIERSDAIYFEHTGKKGVRYGKWKLVCTYGLKWELYDMENDRTELNDLASEMPEKKAQLAKMWEAWAARCFVKKAKRTK; encoded by the coding sequence ATGAAGAAACTATTAACAACATTATTAATATGTTTTGCCGCAGTAACTAGTTCTGCCGCAGACAAGCCGAATATAATCATTATCATGACCCATGATATGGGATTCTCGGATATTGGCTGTTACGGAGGAGAAATTGAAACGCCCAATCTTGATATGCTGGCGAAGAATGGGGTTCACTTTTCGCAATTTTATAATACCAGCCGCTGTTCACCTACACGTAGTAGCTTGATAAGTGGGCTTTATTCCCATCAGGCAGGTATGGGGCTTTTAACCAATGACCAAGGGGAGCACAATCCGGGATATCGTGGAAGATTGATGGAGCGCTGTGTGACAATTGCCGAGGTTCTTCGTCCTCAGGGCTATCTCAGTATTGCAACAGGCAAGTGGCACATGGGACATGAGAAGAAGGAGTGGTGGCCTTTGGGACGTGGCTTTGACCGTTTTTATGGTTGCCCTCAAGGAGGAGGTTTTTTCTTCCGTCCGTCATCCTGGGGGAATCGAACTGTTGTCAGAGGTGATGAAGTCATCTACGACAAAGAGAGGGACCCTGCGGAGGGGTGGTACGCGACTGATGCCTGGACGGATGAAGGACTTAAATATGTTGAAGAAGCTGTTGCTAAGAAGAAACCGTTTTTCTGGTATCTGGCACATAACGCGCCTCATTTTCCTCTGCAGGCAAAGCCTGAGGATATAGCAAAGTACCGGGGGAAATATAAGGCTGGATGGGACGTCATCCGCGAGCAGCGTTATCAGAGGCTTGTTAAGCTCGGTCTGATTGATGAAAACCACAAGCTAGCACCGCGTTATAAGCACGTTCCTGCTTGGGATTCTCTATCTGAAGAGGAAAAGGATACACAAGACGAACGGATGGCGATCTATGCTGCAATGGTAGACTGTGTTGATCAGAACGTGGGGAAAATAATTGATTCATTAAAAAGATTAGGAGTGTATGATAACACGCTAATTATCTTTCTCAGCGATAATGGCGGACAGTCTGAAGGAAAACGCCCCCTTGGCTTTAACCGGGGCAAAGGAGCTCCAGGTACTGCAGAGTCTAATACACATTATGGAACTTGCTGGGCAAACGTATCTAGTGCTCCGTTCAGGAAATTTAAAAACTTGATTCATGAAGGCGGAATATCCACCCCTCTGATCGCTCATTGGCCTAAAGGAATTTCAGCTTCTATTCGTGGATCAATTATTAAACAAACGGCTCATGTTATCGATATTATGCCGACATTAGTTGAGCTGTCGGGAGCACAATACCCCGACAAGCACAAAGGGCATGAAATTATCCCCATGGAAGGTGTCAGCCTGAAGCCTCTTTTTGACGGTGGTAAGATTGAAAGGTCTGATGCTATCTATTTTGAGCATACGGGAAAGAAAGGAGTACGTTATGGAAAATGGAAATTAGTGTGTACGTACGGTCTAAAATGGGAACTCTACGATATGGAGAACGACCGCACAGAGTTGAATGATTTGGCCTCAGAAATGCCCGAAAAGAAGGCTCAGCTTGCTAAAATGTGGGAAGCCTGGGCTGCACGCTGTTTTGTTAAGAAAGCAAAACGTACAAAATAA
- a CDS encoding c-type cytochrome, whose translation MKSLLSSTLIMMLASTSFADDPNAKFVGGNKKTDSSSYPYMKTSEGREGYKFAGETTNSHRVYDFYKRQAQYHLKANDNQSLLPAYPDLDAGEFGHWGKYSMNGHKDYRWDVMDYGPAMTATYSVNKKKKLGHNLNILLDSGQTISFNKKTAAYFSAWDGRPKFDPLRWGLIKGAGPDAKAKVLDLSPWFSAISIGGQNIGPYHGHYIYGKKVVMQYKVADALILENVARMDNSCYIRTIETDNSQEISAPFDLKKLNDWEVKTVKNFIIAKKGEKVIVAAAKAFDNGKGSFVKPSMKNGKWTAKTKALKLYLWEGPAAQAKQVVSSITSDQKIDSLAKWTRGGKANWPQVFKEKVTLAQDDQAYVIDRIGVPIENPWGSMMLLSGIDFDKDGTAYISTLMGDVWKVSGLGDGMTEATWKRFATGLDQPFGLRIIDGSPFVVTRGNIIRLNDLNADDEADYYQNHFSFGYAPTGHTTSFGFHVDKDKTFYLVNGGTAYVKPWKKPGKILASGLRNAMAVGASQDGLFLVGPQEGVWTPSSSVLEIHKGDYYGMGAKSTEDGKGLGTKGHKIAPSLAYLPRGIDNSTGGFSFPISERFGPLSEKNIGLSYGYGSWFQVLRNDNYKDYGRAQGAIVPLPGEFRAGVTHSQINPKDGMLYLTGMQGWGNYALDDGSLERVRYTGKDLPMLEQVHGYANGVELKFSSKLKGEALSIAKNYFVQQWNYEYSPGYGSLEYSIKNPDSEGHDQLKVTSAQVLADGKSIFLEIPDILPAMQTHIYGNFQTSDGKVEVNTFATLLHLDKAKAGFASPQPAQKKLTAELRTRTKGVSAKTAFTVPDRIKAGEGLFKMFCMGCHGPEGKGLTNIAPTLHSDWVKGNPETLIKVILKGLKGDIKINGKVQHFEAPMPPFGDSLGDSEIASITTFLRKGWGGGKTAVSKEQVKKVRQEVKDQKGPYEAAELWK comes from the coding sequence ATGAAATCACTCTTAAGTTCAACGCTCATTATGATGCTTGCCTCAACAAGTTTTGCAGATGACCCCAACGCTAAGTTTGTGGGTGGCAACAAAAAAACTGACAGTTCCTCATATCCTTACATGAAAACCTCTGAAGGTAGAGAAGGCTACAAATTTGCAGGCGAAACAACAAACTCTCACCGAGTTTACGATTTTTATAAACGTCAGGCACAGTATCATTTAAAAGCTAATGACAATCAATCATTACTACCTGCCTACCCAGACCTAGATGCCGGTGAATTTGGCCACTGGGGTAAATACAGCATGAATGGCCACAAAGATTATCGTTGGGATGTTATGGATTATGGCCCTGCAATGACAGCTACATATTCAGTGAATAAAAAAAAGAAATTGGGACATAACCTAAATATTCTTTTGGATAGCGGCCAAACGATTTCCTTTAACAAAAAAACTGCTGCTTATTTTAGTGCTTGGGATGGTCGTCCAAAATTTGACCCCCTTCGCTGGGGCCTCATCAAAGGTGCTGGTCCAGATGCAAAGGCCAAGGTTCTTGATTTGAGCCCTTGGTTCTCTGCGATCTCTATAGGTGGTCAAAACATTGGTCCTTACCATGGCCATTACATCTATGGTAAAAAAGTCGTCATGCAGTACAAAGTAGCTGATGCCCTCATCCTAGAGAATGTAGCTCGTATGGATAATTCTTGCTATATTCGAACTATCGAAACGGATAACAGCCAAGAGATTTCAGCTCCTTTTGATCTCAAAAAACTTAATGATTGGGAAGTCAAAACTGTTAAGAACTTTATTATTGCAAAGAAAGGTGAAAAAGTCATCGTTGCCGCCGCAAAAGCTTTTGATAATGGTAAAGGATCTTTTGTCAAACCTTCAATGAAAAATGGTAAATGGACAGCAAAGACTAAGGCACTTAAACTTTATCTATGGGAAGGCCCTGCAGCACAAGCGAAACAAGTCGTTTCATCAATCACTTCCGATCAAAAAATCGACTCTTTGGCGAAATGGACCAGGGGTGGAAAAGCTAACTGGCCTCAAGTTTTTAAAGAAAAAGTAACTTTAGCACAGGATGACCAAGCTTACGTTATCGACCGCATTGGTGTACCCATTGAAAACCCCTGGGGATCTATGATGCTTTTAAGCGGCATCGATTTTGACAAAGATGGCACTGCTTATATTTCTACTCTTATGGGCGATGTCTGGAAAGTTTCCGGTTTGGGAGATGGCATGACGGAGGCGACATGGAAACGCTTTGCAACCGGCTTGGATCAGCCCTTTGGTCTGCGCATCATTGATGGCTCACCTTTTGTTGTTACACGCGGTAATATCATTCGCCTAAATGACCTCAATGCTGATGATGAAGCCGATTACTATCAAAATCATTTCAGCTTCGGCTATGCCCCTACTGGCCACACCACAAGCTTTGGTTTTCACGTGGATAAGGATAAAACATTTTACCTAGTCAATGGCGGCACTGCTTATGTAAAGCCTTGGAAGAAGCCTGGTAAAATATTAGCTAGTGGCCTGCGCAACGCCATGGCAGTTGGAGCTAGTCAAGATGGCCTCTTCCTTGTAGGTCCCCAGGAAGGTGTTTGGACTCCATCATCTTCTGTTCTAGAAATTCATAAAGGCGATTACTACGGCATGGGAGCAAAAAGCACTGAAGATGGTAAAGGTTTAGGTACAAAAGGGCACAAGATCGCCCCTTCCCTAGCTTACCTCCCACGTGGCATCGATAACTCGACCGGTGGTTTTAGCTTTCCTATATCAGAACGCTTTGGCCCCTTGAGTGAAAAAAATATTGGCCTAAGCTATGGTTACGGTAGTTGGTTCCAAGTTCTTCGCAATGATAATTACAAGGATTACGGTAGAGCTCAGGGAGCCATCGTTCCACTACCAGGTGAATTCCGAGCAGGTGTAACTCACAGTCAAATTAATCCTAAAGATGGCATGCTCTACCTAACTGGCATGCAGGGTTGGGGTAATTATGCCTTAGATGATGGCTCACTTGAGCGGGTTCGCTACACAGGTAAAGATCTTCCCATGCTTGAACAAGTCCATGGCTATGCAAATGGCGTAGAACTCAAATTCAGTTCAAAATTAAAAGGCGAAGCTCTCTCCATTGCCAAGAACTACTTTGTCCAGCAATGGAACTATGAATACTCACCGGGCTATGGCTCACTTGAGTACTCTATTAAAAATCCTGATTCAGAGGGTCATGATCAATTAAAAGTGACAAGCGCTCAAGTTCTAGCTGATGGAAAATCCATCTTTTTAGAAATCCCAGATATCTTACCTGCAATGCAGACTCACATTTACGGTAACTTCCAAACGTCTGACGGAAAGGTCGAAGTCAATACCTTTGCCACACTCCTCCATTTAGACAAGGCTAAAGCGGGCTTTGCTTCGCCTCAACCAGCTCAGAAAAAGCTTACAGCTGAACTGCGCACAAGAACCAAAGGAGTAAGTGCTAAAACTGCTTTCACTGTTCCAGATCGAATCAAAGCAGGCGAAGGTTTATTCAAAATGTTCTGTATGGGCTGTCATGGTCCTGAGGGTAAAGGTCTAACTAATATCGCTCCCACTCTTCATTCTGATTGGGTAAAAGGTAATCCAGAGACCTTAATTAAAGTCATACTCAAAGGCCTAAAAGGCGATATTAAAATTAACGGTAAAGTTCAGCACTTCGAAGCTCCCATGCCTCCTTTTGGCGACTCATTAGGAGATAGCGAAATCGCTTCTATTACGACCTTCCTTCGCAAAGGCTGGGGTGGTGGAAAAACCGCCGTATCTAAAGAACAGGTGAAGAAAGTCCGCCAGGAAGTCAAAGACCAAAAAGGCCCTTACGAAGCAGCTGAGCTTTGGAAGTAG
- a CDS encoding Dabb family protein: MIYHTAYFWLKPSLSKEELLGFEKSLQSLQEISLVKSGSYGPPASTLKRSVIEDSYSYANLLIFDDIENQNKYQDDPTHNTFINQHQDKWDKVQVFDFDTLLSQ, translated from the coding sequence ATGATATATCACACTGCCTATTTTTGGCTAAAACCGAGCTTAAGTAAAGAAGAACTTTTGGGTTTTGAAAAAAGCCTACAAAGCCTCCAGGAAATTTCACTTGTGAAAAGTGGTAGTTATGGTCCACCGGCCTCTACATTAAAAAGATCTGTCATTGAGGACTCTTACAGCTACGCAAATTTATTGATTTTTGATGATATCGAAAATCAAAACAAATATCAAGATGATCCAACTCACAACACTTTTATAAACCAACACCAAGACAAGTGGGACAAAGTTCAGGTATTCGACTTTGACACCCTTTTAAGTCAATAA